From the genome of Helicobacter sp. 12S02232-10, one region includes:
- the glaH gene encoding glutarate dioxygenase GlaH translates to MKKITTTKGKNFSFTPSKYSPRLLDVCLNENIIFEFLKVMEIYPIQALEYKSFLRFRAAQILNDLCDQKLKQAIQDCLSDRQTGALLVNPEGINKVEQADDMVKIATAFVHLVGRSNFDSMSGQFYARWAVVNTDNSDSYLRKPHKPLELHNDGTYVDEITDYVLMYKIDEQNMVGGNSTLLHLDDWEELEKFFNHHLAKRTMKWQSPPSKNVPKTIFHPVFETDTQGRPVMLYIDQFVQPKDYEEGIYLADMGESLENSKAKLSFPVPIGSFLLINNLFWLHGREKFEPHPNLRRELMRQRGYFNFATNPFKSATRS, encoded by the coding sequence ATGAAAAAAATCACAACAACCAAAGGCAAAAATTTTAGTTTCACACCATCTAAATATTCCCCTCGCCTTCTTGATGTATGTTTAAATGAAAACATTATTTTTGAATTCTTAAAAGTAATGGAAATCTACCCGATTCAAGCACTCGAATACAAATCTTTTCTAAGATTTCGTGCTGCCCAAATCCTGAACGATTTATGCGATCAAAAATTAAAACAAGCCATTCAAGACTGCCTCTCTGACAGACAGACAGGAGCCTTATTGGTAAATCCTGAAGGGATTAACAAAGTAGAACAAGCTGATGATATGGTCAAAATCGCTACAGCTTTTGTGCATCTTGTGGGTAGATCAAATTTTGACTCAATGAGTGGTCAATTTTACGCCAGATGGGCAGTAGTTAACACAGACAATTCCGACAGTTACCTCAGAAAACCTCATAAACCTTTAGAGCTTCATAACGACGGAACATATGTCGATGAAATAACAGACTATGTGTTGATGTATAAAATTGATGAACAAAATATGGTTGGAGGAAATTCTACACTTTTGCACTTGGATGATTGGGAAGAATTGGAGAAATTTTTTAACCACCATTTAGCCAAAAGAACAATGAAATGGCAATCACCCCCTAGCAAAAATGTCCCCAAAACTATTTTCCACCCCGTTTTTGAGACTGATACCCAAGGAAGACCCGTTATGCTTTATATTGATCAATTTGTTCAACCAAAAGATTATGAAGAGGGCATTTATTTAGCTGATATGGGAGAAAGTCTTGAGAATAGCAAGGCAAAACTTTCTTTTCCTGTTCCCATAGGAAGCTTTTTATTGATAAATAATCTTTTTTGGCTCCATGGTAGAGAAAAATTTGAACCCCATCCAAACCTCAGAAGAGAACTAATGAGGCAAAGAGGTTATTTCAATTTTGCCACCAATCCATTTAAGTCTGCTACTAGAAGTTAA
- a CDS encoding MFS transporter, which translates to MFGWNRKQFFTASACFGAWTLDAFDFFILVFVLSYVAKDFNVEISLVSYALVLTLVFRSLGAYLFGKYAESHGRKPVLMINILVFSIIEILSGFTPNLTIFFVLRALYGIAMGGVWGVSSSLAMESVPDKARGFISGVFQAGYPFGYLIAGVVYGYFFEYLGWRGMFFVGAIPILLIPYIYFLVEESPVWRANKNQNKKFDFLGSIKTHYKLVIYLVVLMVVFNFLSHGSQDLYPTFLKEEKHFDTKTIGNIAIAYNIAAILGGIFFGSLSEKIGRKKAILIACFLVIPATYLWAYGDTVISLTIGACIMQIMVQGAWGVIPTYLNENVPSHTRSTLPGLVYQLGNLIASVNAPIQTKTAESMGNNYAVVMSVIMVVVAIAIIILIPFGKETKGTDLH; encoded by the coding sequence ATGTTTGGTTGGAATAGAAAACAGTTTTTTACTGCTTCTGCCTGTTTTGGCGCTTGGACATTAGATGCGTTTGATTTTTTTATTCTAGTATTTGTTTTAAGCTATGTTGCCAAAGATTTTAACGTAGAGATTTCGCTTGTAAGTTATGCTTTGGTTTTAACACTTGTTTTTCGATCTTTGGGAGCTTATTTGTTTGGAAAATATGCAGAATCACACGGTAGAAAACCTGTTTTAATGATTAATATTTTAGTATTTTCAATCATTGAAATTTTAAGTGGTTTTACCCCGAATTTAACTATTTTCTTTGTGCTTCGGGCATTGTATGGGATTGCGATGGGAGGGGTTTGGGGCGTTTCCTCATCATTGGCGATGGAGAGTGTCCCTGATAAAGCTAGAGGATTTATATCTGGAGTTTTTCAAGCTGGGTATCCTTTTGGATATTTGATTGCAGGCGTGGTATATGGGTATTTTTTTGAGTATTTGGGTTGGAGAGGAATGTTTTTTGTAGGGGCAATTCCTATTTTGCTTATTCCTTATATTTATTTTCTTGTTGAAGAATCCCCTGTATGGAGAGCAAACAAAAACCAAAACAAGAAATTTGATTTTTTAGGCAGTATCAAAACGCATTATAAACTTGTTATTTATTTGGTTGTTTTGATGGTAGTTTTTAATTTTTTGAGTCACGGTTCTCAAGATTTGTACCCGACTTTTTTGAAAGAAGAAAAACATTTTGATACAAAGACGATCGGAAATATTGCGATTGCTTATAACATAGCTGCAATATTAGGAGGTATTTTCTTTGGAAGCTTGTCAGAAAAAATAGGGCGAAAAAAAGCAATCTTGATTGCTTGTTTTTTAGTGATTCCTGCGACCTATCTGTGGGCATATGGGGATACAGTTATTTCTCTTACAATTGGGGCTTGTATTATGCAGATTATGGTGCAGGGGGCTTGGGGCGTTATTCCGACTTATTTGAATGAAAATGTTCCTTCTCATACTCGCTCTACCCTTCCGGGATTGGTTTATCAGTTAGGAAATCTTATTGCTTCGGTAAATGCTCCCATACAGACCAAAACAGCAGAGTCAATGGGAAATAATTATGCAGTTGTTATGTCTGTAATAATGGTCGTTGTTGCCATTGCTATCATCATTTTGATTCCTTTTGGGAAAGAGACAAAGGGAACGGATTTGCATTGA
- a CDS encoding NAD(P)-binding domain-containing protein, with translation MNKIYDVAIIGAGPGGIASAIESVTIGIEKTILFEKGEEHSTTIRKFYKDNKRVDKDYKGQKVELNGNIFFDDGTKESTLELFDEILKNHNIHTCFKTEIESIKKSEDIFTLTTTDNQIYQAKYIIVSIGKMGQPNKPSYKIPITLLKKVNYNINDCKEDEKILVVGGGNSAVEYACYLATVGDTTLNYRRNEFTRINDSNAHNLKEVIQNKQLKTKFGIDITGLEDFEGKIKVLFTDGSTDIFDRIVYAIGGLAPVDFLKKCHIKLDENNIPIITDKLESSVKNLFVAGDILFKSGGSIATALNHGHEIVKEIKNRMKNS, from the coding sequence ATGAACAAAATCTATGACGTAGCTATTATCGGGGCAGGTCCTGGAGGAATAGCATCTGCCATCGAAAGCGTTACCATCGGCATTGAAAAAACTATCCTGTTTGAAAAAGGGGAAGAGCATTCCACTACTATCAGAAAATTCTATAAAGACAACAAGCGCGTTGATAAAGATTATAAGGGTCAAAAAGTTGAACTTAACGGGAATATTTTCTTTGATGATGGCACCAAAGAAAGCACTTTAGAACTATTTGATGAAATCCTAAAAAACCACAACATACACACCTGCTTCAAAACAGAAATTGAATCCATTAAAAAATCTGAAGACATCTTTACACTTACCACAACTGATAATCAAATCTATCAGGCCAAATACATCATCGTCTCCATCGGAAAAATGGGACAACCCAATAAGCCTTCCTACAAAATCCCCATCACATTATTAAAAAAAGTCAATTACAATATCAACGATTGTAAAGAGGATGAAAAAATTCTTGTTGTTGGAGGCGGGAATTCAGCAGTAGAATATGCGTGTTATTTAGCCACTGTTGGAGACACGACCCTTAATTACAGGCGAAACGAATTCACACGTATCAATGACTCAAATGCCCATAATCTGAAGGAAGTCATTCAAAATAAACAACTTAAAACAAAATTTGGTATTGACATCACAGGACTTGAAGATTTCGAAGGAAAAATTAAAGTGCTTTTTACAGATGGAAGCACTGATATTTTTGACAGAATTGTTTATGCCATTGGGGGTTTGGCACCTGTTGATTTTCTCAAAAAATGTCATATAAAACTAGATGAAAACAATATTCCTATCATTACAGATAAACTTGAAAGTTCTGTAAAAAATTTATTCGTAGCCGGAGATATTCTATTTAAATCCGGAGGCTCAATTGCAACAGCTTTAAATCACGGACATGAGATTGTTAAAGAAATTAAAAATAGAATGAAAAACTCTTAA
- the ccoS gene encoding cbb3-type cytochrome oxidase assembly protein CcoS — protein MNTSILIVMLIVSIMIGFLGLVAFLWGLKTGQFDDEKKMMQGVLFDGIDDLNEAAKKEEKQKNIQRSKDEQNL, from the coding sequence ATGAACACAAGCATTTTGATTGTAATGCTGATTGTTTCAATTATGATAGGCTTTCTTGGACTTGTGGCTTTTCTATGGGGGCTAAAAACAGGACAATTTGATGATGAAAAAAAAATGATGCAAGGGGTTTTATTTGATGGTATTGATGATTTAAACGAAGCGGCAAAAAAAGAAGAAAAACAAAAGAATATCCAAAGGAGCAAAGATGAACAAAATCTATGA
- the maf gene encoding septum formation inhibitor Maf, with translation MIILASASPVRARLLEKFGIKFTQKPLNFDEDSIQATDPKEFVFQATIGKFKNALENFGLQEPVLAADTVVSVSGVLQRKAQNKLEAESFLQSQSNHAIEIFTCMMYQSSKLEFIDISSTKYQFSAFNPKNLNDYLDSQEWIGKAGCVMVEGFHKSYIKSQIGLESTAMGLSVEKILPFLEII, from the coding sequence TTGATTATTTTAGCATCTGCTTCTCCTGTCCGAGCAAGACTATTGGAAAAATTCGGGATTAAATTTACCCAAAAACCTCTAAATTTTGATGAAGACTCCATTCAAGCAACTGATCCTAAAGAATTTGTCTTCCAAGCAACAATAGGAAAGTTTAAAAATGCATTGGAAAATTTTGGACTCCAAGAACCTGTTTTGGCTGCAGATACTGTAGTCAGTGTGTCAGGGGTATTACAGCGAAAAGCACAAAACAAACTCGAAGCCGAATCGTTTTTACAATCACAAAGCAATCACGCAATTGAAATCTTTACTTGTATGATGTACCAATCTTCCAAACTTGAATTTATAGACATCTCATCGACTAAATATCAATTTAGTGCTTTTAACCCAAAGAATTTAAACGATTATTTAGATTCTCAAGAATGGATTGGCAAAGCAGGTTGTGTGATGGTTGAAGGATTTCACAAAAGTTACATAAAATCCCAAATTGGTCTTGAAAGCACCGCTATGGGACTTTCTGTGGAAAAAATTTTACCTTTTTTAGAGATAATATGA
- the alaS gene encoding alanine--tRNA ligase — MNIDIRTKFLNFFKSKGHQIYESMPLVPNDPSLLFTNAGMVQFKDIFTGKIPAPIVKKATSSQLCIRAGGKHNDLENVGYTARHHTLFEMLGNFSFGDYFKKEAIAYAWEFVTKELGFPKNSLYVSIHEKDDEAFEIWCNYIEPDRIKRMGDKDNFWQMGDTGPCGPCSEIFVDQGEEFFHSKEDYFGGEGDRFLEIWNLVFMQYERNADGSLSPLPKPSIDTGMGLERVQALLEGKRNNFDSSIFMPLIEEVSKITQKPYTYDSGASFRVIADHARAVAFLLAQGVNFDKEGRGYVLRRILRRAIRHGYLLGMNEPFLYKIVQKVCEQMGAHYPYLIEKKITLMEQCRAEEERFFQTLESGMEMFKKELLSLKKGVPFSGQTAFKLYDTYGFPLDLTQDMLRDQGIAIDMEAFQTCMQEQKVRAKASWKGSGDEIKSGDFLEILNTFGENTFNGYEYNAFTSKVIALLDSSYQKVESLSEEGFIVFDTTPLYPESGGAIGDSGELYQGERKIAEVIDTKKYFGLNISLIHPFETIKVGDILKILVNPNRIETIKHHSATHLLHSVLRKILGTHIAQAGSLVEPTRLRFDFSHPKALSQKEIQTIEEEVNAIILKNIPATITHLPIQEAKEKGAMALFGEKYGDIVRVVNFADESCELCGGIHVENTGLIGSFYITKESGVSSGVRRIEAVCGRAAYEYGKNALETLFQTKELLKNQDIASGISKLKSQIKELKDKLSKTTSSSDLKVNQTLKDITIIIQKIDTNNIKEIIDNAKNKYEKIAILLICEDNQNLYLACGVKNAPIQANGWIKEVAKIVEGGGGGRSDFATAGGKNPSKIPQALEFAQNFVQKKIEENF; from the coding sequence ATGAATATTGATATCCGAACAAAATTTCTGAATTTTTTCAAGTCCAAAGGACATCAAATCTATGAAAGTATGCCCTTAGTCCCGAATGACCCAAGCCTACTTTTTACAAACGCAGGAATGGTGCAATTCAAAGATATTTTTACAGGTAAGATTCCTGCTCCGATTGTAAAAAAAGCCACATCATCCCAACTTTGTATCCGTGCTGGGGGCAAGCATAATGACCTTGAAAATGTCGGTTACACTGCTAGGCACCACACTCTTTTTGAAATGCTGGGTAACTTTTCTTTTGGGGATTATTTCAAAAAAGAAGCAATTGCTTATGCGTGGGAATTTGTGACCAAAGAGCTTGGATTTCCAAAAAATTCACTTTATGTAAGCATCCACGAAAAAGATGATGAAGCTTTTGAAATTTGGTGTAATTACATTGAACCTGATAGAATCAAAAGAATGGGCGACAAAGATAACTTCTGGCAGATGGGAGACACAGGACCTTGCGGACCTTGTAGCGAAATATTTGTGGATCAAGGCGAGGAATTCTTTCATTCCAAGGAAGATTATTTCGGCGGCGAAGGCGATAGGTTTTTAGAAATTTGGAATCTTGTTTTTATGCAATATGAACGGAATGCTGATGGCTCACTCTCTCCTTTGCCCAAACCAAGCATTGATACAGGAATGGGTTTAGAAAGAGTGCAAGCGTTGCTAGAGGGTAAAAGAAATAATTTTGATTCTTCTATCTTTATGCCCCTAATAGAAGAAGTCTCTAAAATTACTCAAAAGCCTTATACTTATGATAGCGGGGCAAGTTTTCGCGTCATTGCTGACCACGCAAGGGCAGTGGCTTTTTTATTGGCACAAGGCGTAAATTTTGATAAAGAAGGCAGAGGTTATGTGCTTAGAAGAATTTTAAGACGCGCCATTCGTCACGGGTATTTACTGGGAATGAATGAACCTTTTTTATATAAAATTGTTCAAAAAGTCTGTGAGCAAATGGGTGCGCATTATCCCTATCTCATTGAGAAAAAAATAACCTTGATGGAACAATGTCGAGCTGAAGAAGAAAGATTTTTTCAAACCTTAGAATCAGGGATGGAGATGTTTAAAAAAGAACTTCTGTCTCTAAAAAAAGGAGTGCCTTTTAGTGGTCAAACAGCCTTTAAGCTTTATGATACTTATGGCTTCCCCTTAGATCTCACTCAAGATATGCTTAGAGATCAAGGGATAGCAATTGATATGGAGGCATTTCAAACTTGTATGCAAGAGCAAAAAGTTCGTGCTAAAGCCTCTTGGAAAGGAAGTGGGGATGAGATTAAAAGCGGGGATTTCTTAGAAATATTAAACACATTTGGAGAAAATACATTCAATGGCTATGAGTACAATGCTTTCACAAGCAAGGTTATTGCTCTACTAGATAGTTCTTATCAAAAGGTTGAGAGTCTATCTGAAGAAGGCTTTATAGTTTTTGACACCACGCCATTGTATCCAGAATCCGGAGGCGCTATAGGTGATAGCGGGGAATTGTATCAAGGGGAGAGAAAAATCGCTGAAGTGATAGATACAAAAAAATATTTCGGGCTCAATATTTCTCTCATTCACCCTTTTGAGACCATCAAAGTCGGCGACATTTTAAAAATACTGGTTAATCCCAATCGCATTGAAACCATCAAACACCATAGCGCCACTCACCTGTTGCATTCAGTTTTAAGAAAAATTTTAGGAACACACATTGCACAAGCTGGAAGCCTTGTAGAACCTACACGCCTAAGGTTTGACTTCTCTCACCCCAAAGCCTTAAGTCAAAAAGAAATCCAAACCATCGAAGAAGAAGTCAATGCCATCATATTAAAAAATATTCCTGCTACCATCACACATTTACCTATCCAAGAAGCCAAAGAAAAAGGTGCAATGGCACTTTTTGGGGAAAAATACGGTGACATTGTGCGAGTGGTAAATTTTGCAGACGAATCCTGCGAACTTTGCGGGGGAATTCACGTGGAAAATACCGGACTTATCGGAAGTTTTTACATCACTAAAGAATCTGGGGTAAGCAGTGGCGTACGTAGAATTGAAGCAGTATGTGGAAGAGCTGCTTATGAATACGGCAAAAATGCTCTTGAAACCCTTTTTCAAACCAAAGAACTACTCAAAAATCAAGACATTGCATCAGGGATTTCAAAACTCAAAAGTCAAATCAAAGAACTCAAAGATAAGCTTTCAAAAACCACTTCAAGCAGTGATCTAAAAGTAAATCAAACCCTTAAAGATATCACAATCATTATCCAAAAAATAGATACAAACAATATCAAAGAAATCATCGATAATGCCAAAAATAAGTATGAGAAAATCGCTATCTTACTGATCTGTGAAGACAATCAAAACCTCTATTTGGCGTGCGGGGTTAAAAATGCCCCAATCCAAGCAAATGGGTGGATTAAAGAAGTCGCGAAAATAGTTGAAGGTGGGGGTGGGGGACGAAGCGATTTTGCCACTGCCGGAGGCAAAAATCCCTCAAAAATCCCTCAAGCACTGGAATTTGCACAAAACTTTGTCCAGAAAAAGATTGAGGAGAATTTTTGA
- a CDS encoding class I SAM-dependent methyltransferase → MFSKLLLKLALKKWKIGDYMVKFWDGDTYQNGSNPPKFTIKINRPLKLSDLKKDMSLTIAEAYMDEVIDIEGSMDEVARVLYLHTNYEDLHKHDNATPMQSSAKEKSNISSHYDLGNDFYSIWLDETWSYSCAYFKTPQDSLYQAQIQKLDHTLKKLDLKSGEKLLDIGCGWGWLSIRAAQTYGVNVTGVTISEEQYKAATQRVKEAKLEDKVSIKLLNYQDLDGKQYQFDKVVSVGMFEHVGKANIPLYFKKVKEVLKPGGMFLLHSIMCCFEGDTNAWIDKYIFPGGYLPSLREVISIMCESDFHLLTAESLRIHYAKTLDIWYENFNRNMDKIPQKYRDDKRFIRMWGLYLNSCASAFRVGSVDLFQLLLTNSVNNDLPLTKDYIYC, encoded by the coding sequence ATGTTTTCGAAGCTATTATTAAAACTTGCATTGAAAAAATGGAAAATCGGAGATTATATGGTGAAATTTTGGGATGGAGATACTTACCAAAATGGGTCAAATCCCCCTAAATTTACTATCAAAATCAATCGTCCCTTGAAATTGAGTGATTTGAAAAAAGATATGTCTTTAACAATTGCAGAAGCTTATATGGATGAGGTAATTGACATTGAAGGTTCTATGGATGAGGTCGCTAGAGTATTGTATCTACATACTAATTACGAAGATTTGCATAAGCACGATAATGCTACGCCGATGCAAAGTAGTGCAAAGGAGAAGTCGAATATTTCAAGCCATTACGATTTGGGAAATGATTTTTATTCTATTTGGCTTGATGAGACTTGGAGTTATTCGTGTGCTTATTTCAAGACCCCTCAAGATTCTCTCTATCAAGCCCAAATTCAAAAGCTTGATCATACTCTTAAAAAACTTGATTTGAAAAGTGGTGAAAAACTTTTAGATATCGGTTGTGGTTGGGGATGGTTGTCTATACGTGCGGCTCAGACTTATGGGGTGAATGTGACAGGTGTAACTATCAGTGAGGAGCAGTATAAGGCTGCCACACAGCGGGTTAAAGAAGCAAAACTTGAAGATAAGGTAAGTATCAAGCTGTTAAACTATCAGGATTTAGATGGCAAACAATATCAATTCGATAAAGTGGTAAGTGTAGGGATGTTTGAGCACGTTGGAAAGGCAAATATCCCGCTTTATTTTAAAAAGGTAAAAGAGGTTCTCAAGCCTGGGGGGATGTTTTTGTTGCATTCAATTATGTGTTGTTTTGAAGGCGATACAAATGCGTGGATAGATAAATATATTTTTCCTGGTGGCTATTTGCCTTCTTTAAGAGAAGTGATTTCGATTATGTGTGAATCAGATTTTCATCTTTTGACGGCTGAAAGCTTGCGAATTCATTATGCTAAGACCCTTGATATATGGTATGAGAATTTTAATCGCAATATGGACAAAATTCCTCAAAAATATAGGGATGACAAAAGATTTATTCGTATGTGGGGTCTTTATTTGAATAGTTGTGCCTCTGCATTTAGAGTTGGTAGTGTAGATTTGTTTCAGTTACTTTTGACAAATAGTGTGAATAACGATTTACCATTGACAAAAGATTATATTTATTGCTAA
- a CDS encoding saccharopine dehydrogenase family protein — MNTVLQIGAGGVGGVVSHKLAMNREVFAKIILASRTLKKCQEIAQSVHSKGYGDIICESVDADNVAALIELINRYKPKVVINVALPYQDLTIMEACLQTKTHYLDTANYEHPDTAKFQYKEQWAFGKSYKEAGIFGLLGSGFDPGVTNVFCAYAQKHYFDEIYSIDILDCNAGDHGYPFATNFNPEINLREVSSKGRYWENGKWIETEPMEIMQVWAYPEIGEKDSYLLYHEELESLVKNIKGLRRIRFFMTFSQNYLNHMRCLENVGMLRIDEVEHNGTKIIPIQFLKTLLPDPASLAGRTKGKTNIGCYIQGTKNGQEKTIYIYNVCDHEKCYQEVNSQAISYTTGVPAMIGAKLICEDKWGINSIGSGVFNMEELDPDPFMEELNKQGLPWKVIER; from the coding sequence ATGAATACAGTCTTACAAATAGGAGCAGGTGGCGTAGGCGGAGTTGTTTCCCATAAGCTTGCAATGAATCGAGAGGTCTTTGCAAAAATTATTTTAGCAAGTAGAACACTTAAAAAATGCCAAGAAATTGCTCAAAGCGTTCATTCAAAGGGTTATGGAGATATTATCTGTGAAAGTGTGGATGCAGACAATGTTGCAGCACTGATTGAGTTGATCAACCGATACAAACCCAAGGTCGTCATCAATGTTGCCCTACCTTATCAAGATCTCACCATTATGGAAGCCTGTCTTCAGACTAAAACCCACTACCTTGATACTGCCAATTATGAACACCCTGACACAGCAAAATTTCAATACAAAGAACAATGGGCGTTTGGGAAATCCTACAAAGAAGCCGGAATTTTTGGTCTTTTGGGGTCGGGTTTTGATCCGGGTGTGACTAATGTATTTTGTGCCTACGCTCAAAAACATTATTTTGATGAAATCTACTCGATTGATATTTTAGACTGTAACGCAGGGGATCACGGCTACCCTTTTGCAACAAACTTTAATCCTGAAATCAATCTCAGAGAAGTTAGCTCCAAAGGTAGATACTGGGAAAATGGCAAGTGGATAGAAACCGAACCAATGGAAATTATGCAAGTATGGGCATATCCTGAAATTGGGGAAAAAGATTCTTACTTGCTTTATCACGAAGAACTTGAATCGTTAGTAAAAAACATCAAAGGTCTGCGTCGCATCCGATTTTTTATGACATTTTCACAAAATTATCTGAACCATATGCGATGCCTTGAAAATGTTGGGATGCTTAGAATTGATGAAGTAGAGCATAATGGAACAAAAATTATCCCCATTCAATTCCTTAAAACACTTTTACCCGACCCTGCAAGTCTTGCAGGCAGAACAAAAGGCAAAACCAACATAGGTTGCTATATTCAAGGAACTAAAAACGGGCAAGAAAAAACGATATATATATATAATGTATGCGATCACGAAAAATGCTATCAAGAAGTCAATTCTCAAGCTATCAGCTACACCACAGGCGTACCTGCGATGATAGGCGCAAAGCTTATCTGTGAAGACAAATGGGGAATCAATTCTATAGGTTCGGGAGTTTTTAATATGGAAGAACTTGATCCCGATCCTTTTATGGAAGAATTAAATAAACAAGGATTACCTTGGAAAGTTATCGAGAGATAA
- the gltS gene encoding sodium/glutamate symporter: MQIMNFNVYATLVCMVAVLLLGRLIIKKVKFLRDYDIPEPVVGGVVAALLVLVFYKFCHFELKFDSSLKDPLMLAFFTSIGLSADFASLKKGGRMLAVFLVIVVGLLFLQNIIGVAVAEAMGVNPLMGMLGGSITMSGGHGTGAAWAEVFKAAPYNFSPAMEVAMACATFGLISGGIIGGPVARYLIKRYHLKTPGNSEADGKEDVHPVGFESPKKERLITASSFVESLALIAVALLLGTTISEWVKNYSSFTLPTFVWCLFVGVILRNMLSALNIHKVFDREVAVLGNVSLSLFLAFALMTINLWELVALALPMVVILVCQVIVMVLYAVFVTFRFCGKDYDAAVFAAGHCGFGLGATPTAMVNMQTITNHYGYSHVAFIVVPLVGAFFIDLVNALVINGFLYLPFFTH; the protein is encoded by the coding sequence ATGCAGATAATGAATTTTAATGTTTATGCGACTTTAGTATGTATGGTAGCAGTGTTGCTTTTAGGACGCTTGATTATTAAAAAGGTCAAGTTTTTGCGCGATTATGACATTCCTGAACCTGTGGTTGGGGGCGTTGTGGCAGCACTTCTTGTATTGGTTTTTTATAAGTTTTGTCATTTTGAATTAAAATTTGATTCTTCTCTAAAAGATCCGTTGATGTTGGCATTTTTCACCTCTATTGGCCTGAGCGCTGATTTTGCTTCTTTAAAAAAAGGTGGCAGGATGTTGGCGGTATTTTTAGTTATTGTTGTAGGGCTTTTATTTTTGCAAAACATCATTGGCGTGGCAGTGGCTGAAGCAATGGGTGTGAATCCTTTGATGGGAATGCTTGGAGGCTCTATCACAATGAGCGGAGGTCACGGAACCGGAGCAGCTTGGGCAGAGGTATTTAAAGCAGCTCCTTACAATTTTTCTCCGGCAATGGAGGTGGCAATGGCGTGCGCGACTTTTGGACTTATCAGCGGAGGAATTATTGGCGGACCAGTAGCAAGATATTTGATTAAAAGATATCATTTAAAGACTCCTGGAAATTCTGAAGCTGATGGGAAAGAAGACGTCCATCCAGTTGGATTTGAGTCGCCTAAAAAAGAACGCTTAATAACAGCTTCGAGTTTTGTGGAGTCTTTAGCATTGATTGCAGTCGCATTGCTTTTAGGGACAACTATTTCTGAATGGGTCAAAAATTATTCGAGTTTTACATTGCCAACTTTTGTTTGGTGTCTTTTCGTGGGGGTTATTCTAAGAAATATGCTTTCTGCTCTCAATATTCATAAGGTTTTTGATCGTGAGGTTGCTGTGCTTGGGAATGTGAGTTTGTCTTTATTTTTAGCATTTGCATTGATGACTATCAATCTTTGGGAACTTGTGGCTTTGGCATTACCAATGGTGGTAATTTTGGTATGTCAAGTGATTGTAATGGTTCTTTATGCGGTGTTTGTAACTTTTAGATTTTGTGGCAAAGATTATGATGCAGCTGTTTTTGCAGCCGGACATTGCGGATTTGGGCTTGGAGCGACGCCTACAGCTATGGTAAATATGCAGACTATCACCAATCATTATGGGTATTCTCACGTAGCTTTTATTGTCGTGCCTTTGGTAGGGGCATTTTTTATCGATCTAGTCAATGCTTTGGTTATTAACGGATTTTTATATCTTCCTTTTTTTACTCACTGA